One Kribbella sp. NBC_00662 genomic region harbors:
- a CDS encoding DUF4832 domain-containing protein, giving the protein MMRPFRLISALVTGVLLAVLLVSPAQATISGASATNTATTVTYRFSYTGTPQFLRVYVDTDRNASTGYAQAGTGADYLLENGSLYQHTGTGWSWTLLRTVTFSSSGNVAQWTVNRSDLGETATPGDADLVFQVESPLETSAKLTQTYSSGGGSVTYTPSTENFANPERGFYHHTGDCDKADFSQSTLQSYRTSQGISLVMCVFYLAEYKNGPIAQAALDQLQQQINTVRAAGLKMVLRFAYTTSTAGDDTTKDRILSHLDQLAPYLNSGKDVIAVVQAGLIGAWGEWYYTQNFGNAGTVTSTDWANRKAVTDKLLSVVPSTRMIQLRTPKFKRTMYSTTAVQPGNAYNGSALSRIGHHNDCFLASPDDFGTYENTSVEYPYLQADTTYVPMGGETCGSNPPRSSCPTATGELAQFHWSFINTDYEPTVLNSWNSGGCLADISKNLGYRFRLESGTYPATASPGGSLPVSFTVHNDGYATPFNPRNLELVLRNTSTGSTYKLAMSSDPRRWTAGASTTVAQTLTLPTNLPAGSYSLLLNLPDPLLSTRPEYSIRLANQNTWDATTGMNSLLHTLTVS; this is encoded by the coding sequence ATGATGCGTCCGTTCCGTCTGATCAGCGCGCTCGTGACCGGTGTGCTGCTCGCCGTACTCCTGGTCTCCCCCGCCCAGGCGACGATCAGCGGCGCCTCCGCGACCAACACCGCCACGACCGTCACCTACCGCTTCTCCTACACCGGCACCCCGCAGTTCCTCCGCGTGTACGTCGACACCGACCGCAACGCCTCGACCGGCTACGCACAAGCCGGCACCGGCGCCGACTACCTGCTCGAGAACGGCAGCCTGTACCAGCACACCGGCACCGGCTGGAGCTGGACACTCCTCCGCACGGTCACCTTCTCCAGCTCAGGCAACGTCGCCCAGTGGACGGTCAACCGCTCCGACCTCGGCGAGACCGCGACCCCGGGCGACGCCGACCTGGTCTTCCAGGTCGAGTCGCCGTTGGAGACCTCCGCGAAGCTCACGCAGACCTATTCGTCCGGCGGTGGTTCCGTCACCTACACGCCGTCGACCGAGAACTTCGCCAACCCTGAGCGCGGCTTCTACCACCACACCGGCGACTGCGACAAAGCCGACTTCTCCCAGAGCACCCTGCAGAGCTACCGCACCAGTCAGGGCATCTCGCTCGTCATGTGCGTCTTCTACCTGGCCGAGTACAAGAACGGTCCGATCGCACAGGCCGCCCTCGACCAGCTCCAGCAGCAGATCAACACCGTTCGCGCGGCCGGTCTGAAGATGGTCCTCCGGTTCGCCTACACCACCTCGACCGCCGGCGACGACACGACCAAGGACAGGATCCTGTCCCACCTCGACCAGCTCGCGCCGTACCTCAACTCCGGCAAGGACGTCATCGCCGTCGTCCAAGCAGGTCTCATCGGCGCGTGGGGTGAGTGGTACTACACGCAGAACTTCGGCAACGCCGGCACGGTCACGTCGACCGATTGGGCCAACCGCAAGGCCGTCACCGACAAGCTGCTGAGCGTTGTCCCGTCGACCCGGATGATCCAGCTGCGTACGCCGAAGTTCAAGCGCACCATGTACTCGACCACCGCCGTCCAACCGGGTAACGCCTACAACGGCTCGGCCCTGTCGAGGATCGGCCATCACAACGACTGCTTCCTCGCCAGCCCCGACGACTTCGGCACGTACGAGAACACCTCCGTCGAGTATCCGTACCTGCAGGCCGACACCACGTACGTCCCGATGGGCGGCGAGACCTGCGGCTCGAACCCGCCGCGCTCCAGCTGCCCGACCGCGACCGGCGAGCTCGCGCAGTTCCACTGGTCGTTCATCAACACCGACTACGAGCCGACCGTCCTCAACTCCTGGAACTCCGGCGGCTGCCTCGCCGACATCTCCAAGAACCTCGGCTACCGCTTCCGCCTCGAGTCCGGCACGTACCCCGCGACCGCCTCCCCCGGCGGCAGCCTGCCGGTCTCGTTCACCGTCCACAACGACGGCTACGCGACACCCTTCAACCCCCGCAACCTCGAGCTCGTACTGCGCAACACGTCGACCGGCTCGACGTACAAGCTCGCGATGAGCTCCGACCCACGTCGCTGGACCGCCGGTGCGTCGACGACCGTCGCGCAGACACTCACTCTGCCCACGAATCTTCCGGCAGGTTCCTACTCCCTGCTGCTGAACCTGCCGGATCCTCTCCTGTCCACCCGCCCCGAGTACTCCATCCGCCTCGCGAACCAGAACACCTGGGACGCGACGACCGGGATGAACTCGCTCCTGCACACGCTCACCGTCAGCTAG
- a CDS encoding ROK family protein translates to MSEEPVGGDLSRLRQLNASAVLRELRGDQPLTLTELSKRTGLSRASTEDVARDLLGRGWLAEVAPALGSVGRPARRYRFNAGAGRLLGVDIGGHKALALVTDLDGEVLNQTRIAVDPEAGRRERLAVMDRCVAKALAGAGVEARQIWSTGVATTGLVDASGKVMLSDSLPEWSGVDLTAHVRRLVPGPVRVENDCKLAALAETWRGVARYAKDVVFLLAGLRTGAGLIIDGKLHRGFANWSGEIGALPAAGWLRAPEHLTSWLETTPQSTGLASGSSGGFERVFLAARGGDVRAVDAVGDYVRDLAVGASALVLTLDPQLVVIGGGFSRSADVMVEPLRRELDRWCLRTPEIRVSAFADEGVALGAVRLALDEVEATIRTGLRP, encoded by the coding sequence CAGCCGCTCACCCTGACCGAGCTGTCGAAGCGGACCGGACTGTCGCGCGCGTCGACCGAGGATGTTGCACGTGACTTGCTCGGACGCGGATGGTTGGCCGAGGTTGCGCCGGCGCTGGGCTCGGTCGGGCGGCCGGCCAGGCGGTACCGGTTCAACGCCGGGGCCGGGCGGTTGCTCGGGGTGGACATCGGTGGGCACAAGGCGCTTGCGCTGGTGACCGACCTCGACGGCGAGGTGCTCAACCAGACGCGCATCGCGGTCGATCCCGAGGCTGGGCGGCGCGAACGGCTCGCGGTGATGGACCGCTGCGTGGCGAAGGCCCTGGCCGGGGCGGGGGTCGAGGCTCGGCAGATCTGGTCGACCGGCGTAGCAACCACCGGTCTCGTCGACGCCTCCGGCAAGGTGATGCTGTCGGACTCGTTGCCCGAGTGGAGCGGCGTCGACCTGACCGCCCACGTACGCCGGTTGGTGCCCGGCCCCGTCCGGGTCGAAAACGACTGCAAACTCGCGGCCCTCGCTGAAACCTGGCGTGGCGTAGCTCGCTATGCCAAAGACGTCGTCTTCCTCCTCGCCGGCCTCCGCACCGGCGCCGGCCTCATCATCGACGGCAAACTCCACCGCGGCTTCGCCAACTGGTCCGGCGAAATAGGCGCCCTCCCCGCCGCCGGCTGGCTGAGAGCCCCCGAACACCTCACCAGCTGGCTCGAGACCACCCCCCAGTCGACCGGCCTGGCCTCGGGCTCGTCGGGTGGGTTCGAGCGGGTGTTTCTGGCGGCTCGGGGTGGGGATGTGCGGGCCGTGGACGCGGTGGGTGACTACGTGCGTGATCTTGCGGTGGGGGCGTCGGCTCTCGTGCTGACTCTGGATCCGCAGCTGGTGGTGATCGGGGGTGGGTTTTCGCGGTCGGCGGACGTGATGGTGGAGCCGTTGCGGCGGGAACTGGATCGGTGGTGTCTGCGGACGCCGGAGATCCGGGTGTCGGCGTTCGCGGACGAAGGGGTCGCGCTGGGTGCGGTCCGGTTGGCGCTGGATGAGGTGGAGGCGACGATCAGGACCGGGCTGAGACCTTGA
- a CDS encoding DUF4832 domain-containing protein, producing MRRLAASLAVVGLLLPTQTAMAHHAPPASTVTYTTSDEVISNQERGFYHHAETHYYADNSGYVPLDVTKLRNFRTQEHITQILRLFYLEKFSKQDVIDKHYLDLMQADFNTARAAGVKMIVRFAYALPGDGWPPPTPYGDAPVARVVKQIKQLTPILRKNADMIAVVQSGFVGLWGEGYYTDYFSNPADPSQVSDQNWADRKAVIDALLQALPKDKMVQVRTPYMKQRMYGVPTGTAGGLTAQQAYNGSAVARIGQHNDCFLASPDDFGTYLSDPIQLDKDFVAQDTNYVPEGGETCGVNAPRSEWPSASAEMAALHFSFLNIEYHPGVLASWGDNINIAKQKLGYRFALTQSTVSQSHGKAQVGVKIRNDGWAAPYNPRQVQLVFQNAQHTYRVNVPADPRRWGAGQTVSLNWSVKLPKGKYKVLLNIADPKLQSQARLPGSTETYNAVYAVQLANNGTWQSSTGYNDLQQTVSIG from the coding sequence ATGAGACGGCTTGCCGCAAGCCTCGCGGTGGTTGGGTTGCTGCTACCCACCCAGACCGCGATGGCACACCACGCTCCGCCCGCCAGCACTGTCACCTACACAACCTCCGACGAGGTGATTTCCAACCAGGAGCGCGGTTTCTACCACCACGCCGAGACGCACTACTACGCCGACAACTCCGGCTACGTCCCGCTCGACGTCACCAAGCTGCGCAACTTCCGCACGCAGGAACACATCACCCAGATCCTGCGGCTGTTCTACCTGGAGAAGTTCTCCAAGCAGGACGTGATCGACAAGCACTACCTCGACCTGATGCAGGCCGACTTCAACACCGCCCGCGCGGCCGGCGTGAAGATGATCGTCCGGTTCGCCTACGCACTTCCCGGTGACGGCTGGCCGCCGCCGACGCCGTACGGCGATGCTCCGGTGGCCCGGGTCGTCAAGCAGATCAAGCAGCTGACGCCGATCCTGCGCAAGAACGCCGACATGATCGCGGTCGTCCAGTCGGGTTTCGTCGGCCTCTGGGGTGAGGGCTACTACACCGACTACTTCTCGAACCCGGCGGACCCGAGCCAGGTCTCGGACCAGAACTGGGCCGACCGCAAGGCCGTCATCGACGCGCTGCTCCAGGCGTTGCCGAAGGACAAGATGGTCCAGGTGCGGACGCCGTACATGAAGCAACGGATGTACGGCGTGCCGACCGGGACCGCGGGCGGGCTGACCGCGCAGCAGGCCTACAACGGCTCGGCGGTGGCGCGGATCGGGCAGCACAACGACTGCTTCCTGGCCAGCCCGGACGACTTCGGGACGTACCTCAGCGACCCGATCCAGCTCGACAAGGATTTCGTTGCCCAGGACACCAACTACGTTCCCGAGGGCGGCGAGACCTGCGGTGTGAACGCGCCGCGGTCGGAGTGGCCGTCGGCGTCGGCCGAGATGGCCGCGCTGCACTTCTCGTTCCTGAACATCGAGTACCACCCGGGCGTACTGGCCAGCTGGGGCGACAACATCAACATCGCGAAGCAGAAGCTGGGCTACCGGTTCGCGCTGACACAGTCCACGGTCAGCCAGTCGCACGGCAAGGCGCAGGTCGGCGTGAAGATCCGGAACGACGGATGGGCGGCGCCGTACAACCCGCGGCAGGTGCAGCTGGTGTTCCAGAACGCCCAGCACACCTACCGGGTGAACGTGCCGGCCGATCCGCGTCGCTGGGGCGCCGGCCAGACCGTGAGCCTGAACTGGAGCGTCAAGCTGCCCAAGGGCAAGTACAAGGTCCTGCTCAACATCGCGGACCCGAAGCTCCAGTCGCAGGCCCGCCTGCCAGGTTCCACCGAGACCTACAACGCCGTGTATGCGGTGCAGTTGGCCAACAACGGAACCTGGCAGTCGAGCACTGGTTACAACGATCTACAGCAGACGGTGTCTATCGGCTGA